The Dendropsophus ebraccatus isolate aDenEbr1 chromosome 3, aDenEbr1.pat, whole genome shotgun sequence genomic interval CTACTAGATCAGCAGAGGAAATTAACACAAACAGAAATGGTAAATAAAATGGCTGCCAAGtgatcatgtgactttttttttagggGTTGGACAAACTGGTTCAGTTTCTTCTTTAACCTGCTAATTAGTATTGTAATTACAGATTGTGGACGCACTAGCGGATTGTACGTGTGGATAGTGAGAAGAATGtatgaccaaaaaaaaaaccactgaaCCTGTGAATATGTcctaacactttaaaggggttatccagcactacaaaaacatggccactcttcccctactgttgtctccactttgggtggggttttgaaactccgttccattgaagtaaatggagcttaatggcaaaccgcacctgactTAGGGAAAACAGtagaggggaaagtggccatgtttttgtaacgctcgataacccctttaacaattaaaATGCTTGTACCTAAAGTCTATCTAAAAATTGCTCTGATGCCCAATGACCCAGATCTATCTGCCTGGAATCCAATCTATACTATCCAGTATATTCCATAGCACCAATAGCAACCAGTCATGTACaatacatacagctctgctccacacacatcacacacatacagctcagctacatgtacattacacatatacagctcagctacatgtacattacacacatatacagctcagctacatgtacattacacacatacagctcagctacatgtacattacacacatacagctcgactacatgtacattatacacatacagctcagctacatgtacattacacatatacagctcagctacatgtacattacacatatacagctcagctacatgtacattacacatatacagctcagctacatgtacattacacacatatacagctcagctacatgtacattacacacatacagctcagctacatgtacattacacatatacagctcagctacatgtacattacacacatatacagctcagctacatgtacattacacatatacagctcagctacatgtacattacacacatacagctcagctacatgtacattacacacatatacagctcagctacacgtacattacacatatacagctcagctacatgtacattacacacatacagctcagctacatgtacattacacacatatacagctcagctacatgtacattacacatatacagctcagctacatgtacattacacatatacagctcagctacatgtacattacacacatacagctcggctacatgtacattacacacatacagctcagctacatgtacattacacatatacagctcagctacatgtacattacacacatacagctcagctacatgtacattacacacacatacagctcagctacatgtacattacacatttacagctcagctacatgtacattacacacacatacagctcagctacatgtacattacacatatacagctcagctacatgtacattacacatatacagctcagctacatgtacattacacatttacagctcagctacatgtacattacacacatacagctcagctacatgtacattacacacatacagctcagctacatgtacattacacacatacagctcagctacatgtacattacacatatacagctcagctacatgtacattacacacatacagctcagctacatgtacattacacatatatacagctcagctacatgtacattacacatatacagctcagctacatgtacattacacacatacagctcagctacatgtacattacacacatacagctcagctacatgtacattacacacagggctctgctgcaggcatatataacacacacatacacagctctgctccacacacatcacactcacacacagctctgctgcatacacatcacttcagctcatccagcacagcagagtcctgcatacactgagcagcagccccgaTCATGtgactcttcctcctccatgtgactgatcacatgactgtagtACAATATGTGTAGGTCCTGCAGCACCAATCGTCCCTTTCGATGCCTTCAGTTATTCTTAGTGGGATGCACGTTGGATCACCCACGTACCCCGAGTGGGTCTAGACAGATCATGCaagagagtccaacagcatccacggtTAAATATCCAAATCTTTATTGGTGTCCAAGTCACATAgatacgacgtttcgacctctgctgaggtctttgtcaagtatgcatacttgacaaagacctcagcagaggtcgaaacgtcgtatcTATATGACTTGGACACCAATAAAGATTTGGATATTTAaccgtggatgctgttggactctcttgcatgatcacatgactgtgacatcatggcaggtcctggaagcacacggctcctgtacagctctgcaggtggagggatgtgtggaggagctgggggacagcgtgaggattaaccccttcaggacttgGTACTTTATGCCCTTTTTTGAGACATCACtaaagccataacttttttttttctcaaattttgATGAGTTGTATTTATTCTGTCTCATTTTCTCTCCAGATTTTTACAATACAGAATCCTTTGTTAATTCTCTTGATTGGCAAAATCAGGATGGAGCGAGAGAggaacaagatggccgagaggataataaccctcaccctacacatactcttcctgcttactggggaggtgagggattctgggagtgatgtcatcatgacatcattcttatctatggaataacagatggataggactggagaggtgagggattctgggagtgatgtcatcatgacatcattcttatctatggaataacagatggataggactggagaggtgagggattctgggagtgatgtcatcatgacatcattcttatctatggaataacagatggatagcactggggaggtgagggattctgggaatggatggagtgatagtaatgtgtctctccatacacaggattacacagtagtgaagaagtcctctagtgggcgctgtggggcccctgggtgtgaaggatggggaagaaccctgagcccaatcccggggcccctgatacatgaggaaatggaggaagagaagatcctagaagtcaccaacaagatggtggagctgctgagtggagaggtgagactgtggctgctgggaatgctgggacattatacagtaacaccactggaggggtgggggggatgactgtgtgatcattgtgtgtgccaggttcctataaggtgtcaggacgtggcggtctatttctccatggaggagtgggagtatgtagaaggacacaaggatcagtacaaggatgtgatgctggaggatcagcagcccctcccagcagcaggtaatagacaggactatatacacacctcctctctgtattatctggatggaaagaatgaattcagtctctgtatgtgttccctccagtcagatccagtaagagaacagcaccagagagatgtccccgtcctcttctcccacaggatcaggatcaggtagatggagatgttccctatgatctgtacatcccacctgacttctcctcctgtctgatgacttttacaatatttctctcacttcttatgaatcagggggaagatgggaacaatattaatgctccagagacagatgacagcagtgatgagcggTATAAGCAGAACATCACTACTGGGAGGAATCTGAACTATTTTAATGCTACAGATAtaagggtaaaagaagaagagacagatgtgagcagtgatgaacAGTATAATGTGGATATCACTTCAGCGAATGATCTGAATTATATTAATGTTATAGACATAATAGTAAAAGGAGAAGAGACAGatatgagcagtgatgagcagtataaggaagacatcactacaggtaaccgcccaggtgagtagtgaccacttaATGCACAGAAGCCACAGATTTTACTCTTTCATCGGCTACAACAGTTTTGTGTACAATATTCAAAGCTCTGTGTTCTGCCAGATTTTTCTGAATATTTTATGAAACTAAAATATTCTGGGATTCTTTTCACATGAAAAACTCAAAATGGCTGTAATGTAGAAATGATGATGGAGCAGACTTTTCCTGAATGACAGCCAATCATAAGGGTCTATATTAGGGAGTGGCGGCTGACAGTGATTAATTAAAGCCATTATTAAGTATCCCGATCAGGAAATCCAGCTAGTTtcttgttaggctgcattcacacgttccttgTTCTGTCCGTGAATCACTGACGACATGAACGTTGcatgcctgtcctggactgtttccccaCACAGCATGATGTATAAACAGTTTGCATCTCCACAGCACTAGTCTGAACAGCTCCCGGACCTGAAAAATCTGGGTTTAGGTAGCAGCTGGCCCTGTGAGCCATGCAGGAGAGGAGTCTGGGTCCGAGGCCTGGACTGGCAGAGTTCATTTATTAGTATTACATCCGCTTAGGGGTGTTGcatgttaaagaggatgttccatcaggtacatcctctttaatctgacccagggatagaacagcgATGTCACGGgcaagccgatgccgcggtctgttttttgaactgtggcccaaTTCCCGTGTATGGCGGTgtactgaagcacaggaggcgggccggcccgcccccagtgggtggaaattccctcccctctatgatgccgcTCCACTAGAATCAtgggagccgcatcatacaggggtggggattccgcccactgggggcaggccggcccgcctcctgtgatTCAGCTCCGgcctggtacccgtggatagaatggcgccgtacacaggaaccatgCCGCAGTTAAAAAAACGGACCGCTGCACCGGCTTGTCCGTGACAGCactgttctatccctgggtcagattaaagaggattacCTGAtggaacatcctctttaaatgcTTATGGTTATTTCACTCCAAattctaaagttttttttcttcttggcagctgagtgtccccggagatcagagggacatcagatatctccagatattacagcagatggtcagatcacacaagatacatatgaagaaccttctattCCCCCAGAtataccctcagcccctcacagcaaagagctctcatctgttcctgttatacaagtcccgtCTACTGATTCACCAGAGAGCGTTAAGCAAAATAAAACTTGTAGAAAGAATGTTGGAAATAAAAGAGCTCATAcagaagagaagccattttcatgtaccgaatgtggaaaatgtttcactGTAAAATCCAATCTTGTTcaacatcaaaaaactcacacgggagagaagccattttcatgtacagagtgtgggaaatgtttcaatcggaaatcaaatcttgttgaacATCGGAAAAttcacacgggagagaagccatttttatgccaaGAATGTATGAAATATTTTACTCGTAAAATAGATCTTGTCCTCCATCAAAGAAatcacacaggtgagaagcctcatatatgtccagaatgtggaaagtgttttaCTCTAAAATCACATCTTGTAAGACATCAGATAAtccacacaggagaaaagccgtTTTCATgcacagaatgtggaaaatgttttactatgAAATCATACCTTGCTGAGCATCAAAAATctcacacgggagagaagccattttcttgtccagaatgtgggaaatgttacagCAATAAATcagctcttgttaaacatcaCAAAACTCACAccggggagaaaccattttcatgccatgaatgcgggaaatgttttactatgaAATCACAACTTGTTAGACATCagcgaattcacacaggggagaagttattttcatgcccagaatgtgggaaatgtttcactcAAAAATCAAATCTTAtcatacatgaaagaactcacacaggggagaggccttatccatgcccagaatgtgggaaatgttttagtcaGAAATCCACTCTGGCtgcacatcaaagaactcacatggGATAGAAGCCGTTTCCTtctccagaatgtgggaaatgctttacttGGCAAACGTTCTTCATCGGGTATCATGACTTGATTGTTCAGACTTACTTAATGCTGTATTAGATCGCCTAAGCTAAAAAAGACCTAAAACCTGTTTatataccaataaaaaaaaaaaaacgttaaggTGAATTAATGATATTGCATTAAAGAACCAGGACTATT includes:
- the LOC138786646 gene encoding zinc finger protein OZF-like, whose product is MNQGEDGNNINAPETDDSSDERYKQNITTGRNLNYFNATDIRVKEEETDVSSDEQYNVDITSANDLNYINVIDIIVKGEETDMSSDEQYKEDITTGNRPAECPRRSEGHQISPDITADGQITQDTYEEPSIPPDIPSAPHSKELSSVPVIQVPSTDSPESVKQNKTCRKNVGNKRAHTEEKPFSCTECGKCFTVKSNLVQHQKTHTGEKPFSCTECGKCFNRKSNLVEHRKIHTGEKPFLCQECMKYFTRKIDLVLHQRNHTGEKPHICPECGKCFTLKSHLVRHQIIHTGEKPFSCTECGKCFTMKSYLAEHQKSHTGEKPFSCPECGKCYSNKSALVKHHKTHTGEKPFSCHECGKCFTMKSQLVRHQRIHTGEKLFSCPECGKCFTQKSNLIIHERTHTGERPYPCPECGKCFSQKSTLAAHQRTHMG